From Rutidosis leptorrhynchoides isolate AG116_Rl617_1_P2 chromosome 3, CSIRO_AGI_Rlap_v1, whole genome shotgun sequence, a single genomic window includes:
- the LOC139902789 gene encoding WPP domain-interacting tail-anchored protein 2-like, whose product MESVIESLKENIESTENRAETAELKVTELTYSNVELSEELEIITGSHENSSNKMSLLEIQLQHTKASSESGQEQQNILYSAIRDMETLIDELKQKVSTAEIRAESAEDQCLLLTNTKSELTKEVATERERITKQLHTQTEEKKIMMQTAKATKSQ is encoded by the exons ATGGAAAGCGTGATCGAATCGTTAAAAGAAAACATCGAGTCAACAGAAAATAGAGCGGAAACGGCCGAACTGAAGGTAACAGAATTAACATATTCAAACGTTGAATTAAGTGAAGAACTAGAAATTATTACAGGAagccatgaaaacagttcaaacaaGATGAGTTTACTCGAGATTCAATTGCAACACACGAAAGCGTCTTCTGAATCGGGTCAAGAACAGCAAAACATCTTGTATTCTGCAATTCGGGATATGGAGACTTTAATTGATGAATTGAAGCAAAAAGTTTCAACAGCTGAAATTAGGGCTGAAAGTGCTGAAGATCAGTGTTTGTTGTTGACTAATACAAAGTCAGAGTTAACTAAAGAAGTTGCCACAGAACGTGAACGTATCACAAAACAG TTACATACTCAAACAGAAGAGAAAAAGATCATGATGCAAACTGCAAAGGCTACAAAAAGTCAATAA